ATACTGCTTACGCAGTGGGTTCCCCCATTCGGACATCCCGGCGTCAATGCTTGTATCCAGCTCGACCGGGCTTTTCGCAGGTAACCACGTCCTTCTTCGGTTCCAGTGCCAAGGCATCCACCATACACCCTTACTATCTTGACCCTTAAGATCATTTTGTATGGGATTCGCTCTCTTCTTCGCAGAAGAAAACTTTCCTTCGCTCGCATTCTTTCGGTTGTCAAACAACTCCGCCCTCGTCTCTCGCATCGCTGCTTCCTCTCGGGCGAAGAAAAGAATACTACGATCTCCCCAAACTGTCAACACCTCTAGAGCAACCTTTTGATGATCGCAAGACATGTGTGTGCAGAACGGCAAAATTTCTTACAAGCTTGAGGAAACAACAATAACCTGTCTATACAGATTTCTCAAGAAACAAACACCTTTTGTCTTCTGCGCCCTGTGCTAGGCTGAGACATGCGTCTTCGAATTCTGTTTTTTGCGCGTCTCAAAAGGGAAATGGGCATTGACGAGATGGGTTTCTCCTGTCCAGTGGGTTCCACAGTTCGGTCACTGGCCATCACACTGGAACAACAATATGGTGTCGTTCTGAAAGGCTGCATGGCTGCCGTCAACGAAAACTACGTCACGCCAGAGCATGTGCTTCAGGACGGAGATGAAGTGGCCTTTTTGCCTCCCGTGGCTGGAGGGGCCTACGATCCCAATGACTTTGAAGAATGCATCGTGACTTCCAGACCTTTGAACCTGCAAGAAGCATTTGAATACCTTGCACGGCCAGAGTGGGGAGGTCAGGCTTTCTTCACAGGAACGGTGCGTTCTCCCAACAAGGGCATGGACATTGAGCATCTGGAATACGAAGCCTTTGCACCCATGGCCATCAAGGTGATGCGCGAGTGCATTCAAGAAGCCCGTGAACGGTTCGATGCAGCAGGCGTGTACATTGCACACCGCACAGGCCGGGTGCATCCGGGCGAACTGAGCATCATTGTGGGGGTGGGAAGTCCACACAGACGGGCTGCTCTGGAAAGCTGTGACTTTTTGATTGAGGCTTTGAAGGTCAGGCTTCCGGTGTGGAAACTTGAACGCTCCACCTCAGGGACAGAGTGGGTGGAGGGGTCCACCAGCGTGGAAACCCTTTAAGGTTCTTTGCTGGCTGTGGTGTACAGCCGGTCTGCCACATAGAACATGATGGACACCAGAGCCACCACCAGCAGAATGACTCCCCAGGTGGGATGGGACTGGATCTGGATGCCATTGAAAATCGAATGCAAAACAATGCCTGCGCCGAGCCCAAGAGGAACGGCGTATTTGTTTTTGTTGTTCATCCTCTGGTAACCCAGAGCAAAGCCCCAAGGGGCAGTAAAGAGCACATGGCTGCTCATGGTGATGAGACCCCGGACCAGCAACACCTCAAGTCCAAAAGAGACCCCATAGAAGATGTTCTCCATGAGGGCAAAGCCCAGAGCCGCTGTCATGCTGTAGATCAGGCCATCGATGAATTCATCAAAGTCACGTTCTTTGATGACCGTTCGGGCAGCAAAAAATTTGAACACCTCTTCAATGACTGCAATGAAGATGTAGAGGGTCATGCCTTTGAGGGCGGTTTGCAAACTGAGTTCAAAGAGGGCTGCAGGCAGGAAAGCAAAAGCACCATAAAGGAAGGTGCGCAAAAGCAGTCGGATGGGCTCGGGTTTGGGATCTCTGCGCCAGAAAAACCAGAACCAGAAAAAGGTGGGAAGGATGATTCCCAGAGCAAATCCCACGACCTGCAGCACACTGACCGCCATGCTGCCTAGCATAACAAAATCAGCGGAGGATCATTCTCCTCCGCTGAAAAAGCAAAACTCTGGTTGTGGGATGGCTCAGTGGCGTTTTCTGGGGTCGAAAGCGTCGCGCAAGCCGTCGCCGACGAATTGCCAAGCGGTGATCGCCAGCAGAATGAAAATACCGGGGATCAGGGTCCAGGGACGCCCGGTGATGGATTCGAAACCACCGTCCTGGGCCAGTTTGAGCAGACTGCCCCAGGAAGAATAAGGCTCAACCACACCAATCCCGAGGAAGCTCAGACCGGATTCTTCCAGAATGAAACCGGGGATCAGCAGGGAGACCACCACAATGGTGTAGCTCAGGGTGTCAGGAATCATGTGGCGACCAATGATGCGGGTGTTGGAGGCACCCAGACTCACAGCGGCCTGCACGTATTCCTGTTCACGGGTGCGCAAGAGTTGGCTGCGCACGGCACGGGCAATTCCACCCCATCCGACAAAAGCCAGAATGGCGATGATCACATACAAGATGAACAGGGGGTCCATCTCGATGGGGAACAAGGCCCTCAGGGTGAACAGCAAGAACAGGGTGGGAATGGCAGCCAGCACCTCAACGAAGCGCATGATGATGATGTCCACCCAACCACCGAAGTAACCTGCAATGCCCCCCATGATCAAGCCCAGCACCACCGAGAAGATGGTGGCCAGAATGCCGATGGTCAGACTGATCACCGAGCCATACATGATGCGGCTGAACTGGTCACGTCCGAGGTTGTCTGAACCCCAAAGGTAAATCTTGGCATCGCCCTTCACACCAAACAGGTGCAGATCACTCTTGATCAGGCCCAGAAATTTGTATTCGGCCTCTGGTCGGCGAACGAAAAACTGAATCTCGTTTTTCTGGGTTTTGTCTTCCGTGTAGATGTCACGGAAAGTTTCCAGATCGGTTTCACGTTTGAGGGGATAAATGAAAGGACGACCAAATTTGCCCGATTCATCAACAAAGTGAATTTTGGTGGGCGGCACCCAGCTCACACGGTTGGAGCCTGATTCGTATTCCGTGGGGGAATAAGGGGCAAGGAATCCCGCAAAGAGGGCCATCCCATACAACAATCCCAGAATCCACATGCCGGCACGCGCCATGGGGTGTTTGAGAAATTGTTTCCAGGCAATTTGCCACAGGCTCAGAGAGGTTGTTGCGGCTTCAGGTTTTTTCTGTACGTTCTGCATCGCTTGACTCATAGTTTACACCTCAGCTGTACCGGATGCGGGGGTCCACAGCTGCCAGCAAAATGTCGGACAGCATGTTCCCGATGATGTACAGGATGGTGGTCAGCGCAGTGGTGGACATCAACACGTACAGGTCCTGGGTTTGCACCGACTCCAGCAGCAAGGGGGTCAGGCCCGGCCATGCAAACACCACTTCCACAAAGCCAGCTCCACTCAAGAAGGCAGGCAGCAAACCACCCAGGCCTGCCACGATGGGCAAAATGGCGTTTCTGAAGGCGTGTTTGTACATGATTTTCTGGTATTCGAGGCCTTTGGCGCGAGCGGTGCGCATGTAGTCCTGTCCCAGCACTTCCATCAATTGGGCACGCAGCACCCGGCTTTCACTGGAAATGGACCGCAAAGCCAGAATGACGCTGGGCACCAGAGAATGCAAGAACACATCCCAGATGTAGCGTAAAGGTGTGGGGTCGGTCAGTTTTGAGCTTGATTTGCCACTGATGGGCATGTCCCAGCCCCAGTTTTGCTGAATGGACAGCAAAGCATAAATGGCCAGCAAGCTGAAAAAGAACGAGGGAATGCCCAGACCAAAGTAGGAAAGCACAGAAAACAGACGGTCCAGAGGGCTGTAAGGACGGGTGGCACTGTAGATGGCCACAGGAATGGCAATGGCATAACTCAGAAGGAGGCTGAACACCACCAGAATCATGCTGTTCCACATGCGCGGAGCCACCAGTTCCCACACCGGACGGCTGGAGTGGCTGAAGGAGATGCCCAGATCTCCACGCAAGAAGTTGGTGAACCAGAGCCAGAACTGCTCGATGTACCCCTTGTCGAGTCCAAATTTGCGCTTGAGGTTCTCAAGGGCCTCTGGGGTGATGGTGGGGTTTTCGCGGAACTGGGACAGGAAGTCTCCAGGGGCCGCTTGAATCAGAACGTATACCAGAACGCAAGCCAGCACAAAGGTGGGGACCATTTGCAGGAAGCGCCTGATCAGAAAAGGAATCATGGTTTCGGGGGTTCTCCTTTCATGAGCACTGCGCGAGGGGTCTCCTCGCGCAGCACCACTTAAGTCAAAGTTTACTTCTCGTCAATCCAGCTGAGAAGCGCATTGCGGGGACCGAAGTAGCTGTCTGCCCACAAGGTGGTGAAGATCTTCTTGGGGTACTCACCTTTCAGGCGGCTGTCCCAGGAGAAGTGTCCAGACTGGCTGAGCAGGTAGATGTTGCCGAGGTTTTCGGCTTGCAGGGCCTGAATTCTGTTGGCGATGGCCTTGCGCTTGTTGATGTCAAACTCTTTGCGGCTTTGCAGGTAGAGGTTGTACATCTGGGTTTCCCAAGGAGCAATGCACTTCTTGGAGCTGTTGTAGTTGTTCAGGTCCCCACCGCACTGCAGCATGGAAGCCACACCCACGGGGTTGATGAATCCACCACCACCGATGCCGCTGATGGCAGCATCAAACTTGCGGTCCAGTTTGGCAGCATCGGACTCTGGCCCAATGGTGTCCAGCAGCTGGTTGAAGGGGATGAAGTTGGTTTTGATGTCCACACCGACTTTTTTGGCTTCGTCGGCGAACAGACGGGCAATTTGCTGGCGGCGGTTGTTCTCAGAGTTGGTGATCAGGGTGAAGGACAGTTTGCGGCCTTTGCTGTCTTGCAGCACGCCATCTTTGCCCTTCTTGAAGCCCATGTCGGCCAGGAGCTTGGCAGCAGCAGTGGGGTTGTACTTGTACTTGTCGACGTTGGGGGCAACCCAGTCTTTGTACAGGGGGTACACACTGGTCCAAGCTGCGAAACCAAAGCCACCGAGGATCTGATCGATCATGGCTTCTTTGTTGACCAGCATGCTCATGGCCTGACGGAAGCGCTTGTCGCGG
This DNA window, taken from Deinococcus misasensis DSM 22328, encodes the following:
- the moaD gene encoding molybdopterin converting factor subunit 1, which encodes MRLRILFFARLKREMGIDEMGFSCPVGSTVRSLAITLEQQYGVVLKGCMAAVNENYVTPEHVLQDGDEVAFLPPVAGGAYDPNDFEECIVTSRPLNLQEAFEYLARPEWGGQAFFTGTVRSPNKGMDIEHLEYEAFAPMAIKVMRECIQEARERFDAAGVYIAHRTGRVHPGELSIIVGVGSPHRRAALESCDFLIEALKVRLPVWKLERSTSGTEWVEGSTSVETL
- a CDS encoding ABC transporter permease; the protein is MIPFLIRRFLQMVPTFVLACVLVYVLIQAAPGDFLSQFRENPTITPEALENLKRKFGLDKGYIEQFWLWFTNFLRGDLGISFSHSSRPVWELVAPRMWNSMILVVFSLLLSYAIAIPVAIYSATRPYSPLDRLFSVLSYFGLGIPSFFFSLLAIYALLSIQQNWGWDMPISGKSSSKLTDPTPLRYIWDVFLHSLVPSVILALRSISSESRVLRAQLMEVLGQDYMRTARAKGLEYQKIMYKHAFRNAILPIVAGLGGLLPAFLSGAGFVEVVFAWPGLTPLLLESVQTQDLYVLMSTTALTTILYIIGNMLSDILLAAVDPRIRYS
- a CDS encoding ABC transporter permease; this translates as MSQAMQNVQKKPEAATTSLSLWQIAWKQFLKHPMARAGMWILGLLYGMALFAGFLAPYSPTEYESGSNRVSWVPPTKIHFVDESGKFGRPFIYPLKRETDLETFRDIYTEDKTQKNEIQFFVRRPEAEYKFLGLIKSDLHLFGVKGDAKIYLWGSDNLGRDQFSRIMYGSVISLTIGILATIFSVVLGLIMGGIAGYFGGWVDIIIMRFVEVLAAIPTLFLLFTLRALFPIEMDPLFILYVIIAILAFVGWGGIARAVRSQLLRTREQEYVQAAVSLGASNTRIIGRHMIPDTLSYTIVVVSLLIPGFILEESGLSFLGIGVVEPYSSWGSLLKLAQDGGFESITGRPWTLIPGIFILLAITAWQFVGDGLRDAFDPRKRH
- a CDS encoding PrsW family intramembrane metalloprotease, translating into MAVSVLQVVGFALGIILPTFFWFWFFWRRDPKPEPIRLLLRTFLYGAFAFLPAALFELSLQTALKGMTLYIFIAVIEEVFKFFAARTVIKERDFDEFIDGLIYSMTAALGFALMENIFYGVSFGLEVLLVRGLITMSSHVLFTAPWGFALGYQRMNNKNKYAVPLGLGAGIVLHSIFNGIQIQSHPTWGVILLVVALVSIMFYVADRLYTTASKEP